The DNA window CCATGTCCATGACATCCACGTCCACGACGCGAGCCGAATCGGCGGTGATCCGCCACCTCGGCCAAGCCGATTACGAACCCACGTTCGCCGCGATGCGCGCGTTCACGGACGCGCGCACCCCGGATACGCCCGACGAGCTGTGGATCGTCGAGCACCCGGCCGTCTACACGCTGGGCCTCGGCGCGGACCGCGGCCACCTGCTGGGCGGCGCCGCGCACATCCCGGTGGTGCAGACGGACCGCGGCGGCGAAGTGACGTTCCACGGCCCTGGCCAGGTCGTCATCTACCTGCTGATGGACCTGCGCCGCAACAAACCGGGCGGCAAGCTGTATGCCCGCCAGTTCGTGCACAAGATCGAACAGGCGATCATCGACGTGCTGGCCACGTATCGCCTGGCGGGCGAGCGCATCGAAGGCGCGCCCGGCATCTATATCGCCGAAGGCCCGAAGCGGGGGGC is part of the Pseudoduganella lutea genome and encodes:
- the lipB gene encoding lipoyl(octanoyl) transferase LipB — its product is MSMTSTSTTRAESAVIRHLGQADYEPTFAAMRAFTDARTPDTPDELWIVEHPAVYTLGLGADRGHLLGGAAHIPVVQTDRGGEVTFHGPGQVVIYLLMDLRRNKPGGKLYARQFVHKIEQAIIDVLATYRLAGERIEGAPGIYIAEGPKRGAKIAALGLKVRGNGCTYHGVSLNVAMDLAPFTWINPCGYAGLETIDMRSMGVDVPLADVQLALANELVRQLDVAGSTAQSIAQAAAPTDLSAAA